Genomic DNA from Filimonas effusa:
GCCGTCTTTACACTCCTCGTTGTTAAACACATAATGCAACGTACGGGCTCTGTCGCCGCTGGCAATGATACTGCCATAAGCTTCTCCTTTGGCCCTGTTACGCAGGAACTCGTGTATGATCTCGGCTTCTATTTCATATTCCCATACACCCGGTTTTATGAAGCCCAGGATCCTGCGGAATGCTTTTTCCGTAATATCCATTGCCTGCTGCATAACAGCTACCTCGTATTTGGTTTTAATGGCCCTGAGCTGCCGAAGGATCACAGCAGCACGTTGATACCTGTGCAACGGATAACGCTGCATCATAAGACGCGCATAACGGTAATCACGTGTTTCGGGCAGCTGCGATTTACGGTCGTTTTCGTTGGTGTTGAGATAAACATTTTCTGCCTGGTGCATCCATGTTTGCAGGAGTGCATCAAGTGTATCGAGCCAGACGATAGTTGTAATACCTGAAATGGCGGTTCCTTCCGCCGCTCTTAATCTTTTGCCGTCCCATTTTTCCTTCATTTCGTCCGGGCGAACAAGAACGAGCACTTCGCGGTACCGTGGGTCGGGATGTGAAGGAAAAAGGAGGAGCATAGTGTCTTCCTGTTCAATACCGGTGAGCCAGTAAAGGTCGCTGTTCTGCACAAAACGGTAAATGGCATCTCCGTTGGAAGAAAGCTCGTCGTTGCTGTTAAAAATGGCGATACTGTTAGGAAGCATTGCTTTTGCAAAACGCTTCCTGTTTTCTATAAAAAGTTGATTATTAATAGGTAAATGCTTCATAAACTCGTCAATTATGATAGGCCGGAACGGCATTGTGCGGTGCAAGATACAGGATTAAGGGGGAAGGGGGGACATACGAAAAAAATATGTATGGCAATAAATTAATTTTTTACATTTGCTTTGCTATTGGTACAGTGGTTCCATTTCTCTAGAACGTTTCGAACGTAAATGTTTTTAGTTTTTTGGTTACTGTATTGGGGTATTAATAATTTAATCTCTTTCAAAATGAACATTTACGTTGGTAATCTGAACTGGAGCATGACCAGTGATGATCTGTACAATCTTTTCTCACCATTTGGAGAAGTTGGCTCAGCCAAGATTGTAACAGACAAATTCAATAACAATCGCAGCAAAGGCTTTGGCTTTGTTGAGA
This window encodes:
- a CDS encoding aminopeptidase P family protein; this encodes MKHLPINNQLFIENRKRFAKAMLPNSIAIFNSNDELSSNGDAIYRFVQNSDLYWLTGIEQEDTMLLLFPSHPDPRYREVLVLVRPDEMKEKWDGKRLRAAEGTAISGITTIVWLDTLDALLQTWMHQAENVYLNTNENDRKSQLPETRDYRYARLMMQRYPLHRYQRAAVILRQLRAIKTKYEVAVMQQAMDITEKAFRRILGFIKPGVWEYEIEAEIIHEFLRNRAKGEAYGSIIASGDRARTLHYVFNNEECKDGELILMDFGASYGGYNADLTRTVPVNGKFTKRQKEVYNACLHLHQYCKSILKPGISILDYTDKVGEEATKQFIKIGLLAKADVKNEDKDNRAYRKYLYHGISHHLGVDVHDLGTRTEPIQAGMLFTIEPGIYIEEEQMGIRIENNFWVTKTGNIDLMKNIPITADEIESLMKQKK